In Paraburkholderia bryophila, a single genomic region encodes these proteins:
- a CDS encoding quinone oxidoreductase family protein — protein sequence MAKAVRFHETGGPEVLRYEHVEVGDPGAGQVRLRHQAVGLNFADTYFRSGLYPVALPAGMGVEGAGVVEAIGPDVTNVAVGDRVTYTGFINTLGAYSTERLVPAAPLIKLPAAISCETAAGMTMRGLTSAYLMRRIHDFKAGDTLLLHAAAGGVGLIVSQWAKLLGLNVIGTVSTEAKGEVARAHGCDHVIYYGREDVAKRVRELTNGVGVNVVFDSVGKDTFDASLDSLKRRGLMVCVGTASGPIPPFNPQILAMKGSLYLSRPALADYIADPAEKNELAGEIFGHIAAGRIRIELNQRYALEDAAQAHRDLESRKTTGSSVFVI from the coding sequence ATGGCGAAAGCAGTGCGCTTCCATGAAACCGGTGGTCCTGAAGTGTTGCGCTACGAGCACGTCGAAGTGGGCGACCCCGGCGCCGGACAGGTCCGTCTGCGGCATCAGGCAGTCGGTCTGAATTTCGCCGACACGTACTTCCGCAGCGGTCTGTACCCGGTTGCGCTGCCTGCGGGGATGGGTGTCGAGGGCGCGGGTGTAGTCGAGGCGATCGGCCCGGATGTGACGAACGTCGCGGTGGGCGATCGCGTGACCTACACCGGTTTTATCAACACCCTTGGCGCCTACAGCACCGAACGCCTGGTGCCGGCGGCGCCGCTCATCAAGCTGCCCGCGGCGATTTCCTGCGAAACGGCTGCAGGGATGACCATGCGGGGCCTGACCTCGGCGTATCTGATGCGCCGCATTCACGACTTCAAGGCGGGCGACACCCTCCTGCTGCATGCGGCCGCCGGCGGTGTCGGTCTGATCGTGTCGCAATGGGCGAAGCTGCTGGGGCTCAACGTGATCGGCACGGTTTCAACGGAGGCCAAGGGTGAGGTGGCCCGCGCGCATGGCTGCGACCATGTCATCTACTACGGTCGGGAAGACGTGGCGAAGCGCGTGCGCGAATTGACTAACGGCGTTGGCGTGAACGTGGTGTTCGACAGCGTCGGCAAGGATACTTTCGACGCCTCGCTCGATTCGCTCAAGCGGCGCGGTTTGATGGTCTGCGTCGGCACGGCGTCCGGTCCGATTCCACCGTTCAATCCGCAGATTCTGGCGATGAAGGGATCGCTGTATCTGAGCCGCCCGGCGCTCGCGGACTATATCGCCGATCCCGCCGAGAAGAACGAACTCGCCGGCGAAATCTTCGGGCATATCGCCGCGGGCCGCATCAGGATCGAACTCAACCAGCGTTACGCGCTCGAGGATGCGGCGCAAGCTCACCGGGATCTGGAATCGCGCAAGACGACCGGGTCGTCGGTCTTCGTCATCTGA
- a CDS encoding TauD/TfdA dioxygenase family protein, whose amino-acid sequence MRVEQLTCAIGAELVNVNLADAVHDDGLFAEVRAALLKHRVLFLRDQGITRAEHLAFARRFGELEDHPVVGSDPDHPGLVRIYKTPDQPNDRYENAWHADATWRDAPQFGAVLRCVECPPVGGDTMWANMVLAYENLPEHVKSQIADLRARHSIEASFGAAMPIEKRHALKAQFPDAEHPVVRTHPETGEKVLFVSAFATHFTNYHTPARVRFGQDANPGAGDLLRYLISQAYIPEYQVRWRWQPNSIAIWDNRSTQHYAVMDYPPCHRKMERAGIVGDKPY is encoded by the coding sequence ATGCGAGTCGAACAATTGACGTGCGCGATCGGCGCCGAGCTGGTCAACGTAAATCTCGCCGATGCCGTTCACGACGACGGCCTGTTTGCCGAGGTCCGCGCGGCCCTGTTGAAACATCGGGTGCTGTTCCTGCGCGATCAGGGCATCACGCGCGCCGAGCATCTGGCGTTTGCGCGCCGTTTCGGCGAACTGGAAGACCATCCGGTCGTGGGCAGCGATCCGGATCATCCGGGCCTGGTGCGCATCTACAAGACCCCGGATCAGCCCAACGACCGGTACGAAAACGCGTGGCACGCGGATGCCACGTGGCGTGACGCGCCGCAGTTCGGTGCGGTGCTGCGCTGCGTGGAGTGTCCGCCCGTGGGGGGCGACACGATGTGGGCGAATATGGTCCTTGCCTACGAGAACCTGCCCGAGCACGTCAAAAGCCAGATTGCCGATCTGCGCGCGCGCCACAGTATCGAGGCGAGCTTCGGCGCCGCGATGCCGATCGAGAAACGTCATGCGTTGAAGGCGCAGTTTCCGGACGCGGAGCATCCGGTCGTGCGCACGCACCCCGAGACCGGCGAGAAGGTGCTGTTCGTGAGCGCTTTCGCCACCCATTTCACGAACTACCACACGCCGGCACGGGTGCGCTTCGGGCAGGACGCCAATCCGGGCGCGGGCGATCTGCTGCGCTATCTCATCAGCCAGGCCTACATTCCCGAGTATCAGGTGCGCTGGCGCTGGCAACCCAACAGCATCGCGATCTGGGATAACCGCAGCACGCAGCACTACGCGGTGATGGATTACCCGCCGTGCCATCGCAAGATGGAACGCGCTGGAATCGTCGGCGACAAGCCTTACTGA
- the rnr gene encoding ribonuclease R, whose product MQREKIIDKPLSKFPYPIPSREEILGVLRTSEAPLAANDIAEALSIKRQEREGFFKRLGAMERDGQVRLDQRNLYQLTHPSNFVAGRVQGHRDGFGFLIRDDGQDDLFLPTGEMQKVMHNDRVLARIVGYDRRGRPEGHIVEVTDRANKRVIGRLLNENGALIVAPEDKRIGHDILIQQNTKKAKVGQVVVVELTDFPSRHSQPLGRVVEVLGDIDDPGMEIEIAVRKYGVPHEFSQAALDEAAKLPDEVRPVDARHRIDLRDVPLVTIDGEDARDFDDAVYCEPVPVGRGEGFRLIVAIADVSHYVHPKSGLDADAIERSTSVYFPRRVIPMLPEKLSNGLCSLNPHVDRCVLVCDMIVTTRGEVKAYQFYPGVINSAARLTYTEVAAVLKNTKGPEATRRAALLPQLQNLYGVYKSLFAARQKRGAIDFDTTETYIVCNAQGKIEQIIPRTRNDAHKLIEECMLAANVCAADFLKRNKHPGLFRIHAGPTPEKLENLRTFLRGMGLSLAGGDKPHASDYAALMAQIRERPDAQMLQTMLLRSMQQAVYSPDNIGHFGLAYEAYAHFTSPIRRYPDLLTHRAIYAILQGRKYQPEPPPGIELNTALSPRARAMQQADEEKRGRARANNVAIWEELGLHCSANERRADEASRDVEAWLKCYFMRDKLGEEYGGMVSGVTSFGIFVQLDSLFIEGLVHVTELGSDYFQYDEIKNELRGERTGIRYRLSDRVRVQVSRVDLDARKIDFRLVRDTPIKPPAARGALADKSSGSGESGGARVRSLPPMDGGGGGNASAPGARRKKAAPAQTVAVKEARAARGAAKKHGAAAKPAAKSQARKKR is encoded by the coding sequence ATGCAACGAGAAAAAATCATCGACAAGCCCTTGAGCAAATTCCCGTATCCGATTCCAAGCCGCGAAGAAATTCTGGGCGTCCTGCGCACGAGCGAAGCGCCACTGGCCGCGAACGACATCGCCGAAGCCCTGTCGATCAAGCGCCAGGAACGCGAAGGATTTTTCAAGCGCTTAGGCGCCATGGAGCGCGACGGCCAGGTCCGGCTCGATCAGCGCAATCTCTATCAACTCACGCATCCGTCGAACTTCGTCGCGGGCCGTGTGCAAGGTCATCGCGACGGTTTCGGTTTCCTGATTCGCGACGACGGCCAGGACGATCTGTTCCTGCCCACCGGCGAAATGCAGAAGGTCATGCACAACGACCGCGTGCTCGCGCGCATCGTCGGCTATGACCGGCGCGGGCGTCCGGAAGGGCATATCGTCGAGGTCACGGACCGCGCCAACAAGCGCGTGATCGGCCGTCTGCTGAACGAGAACGGCGCGCTGATCGTGGCGCCTGAAGACAAGCGCATCGGCCACGACATCCTGATCCAGCAGAACACCAAGAAGGCCAAGGTCGGCCAGGTGGTGGTGGTCGAGTTGACCGATTTCCCGAGCCGTCATTCGCAGCCGCTTGGCCGCGTGGTGGAAGTGCTCGGCGATATCGACGATCCCGGCATGGAAATCGAAATCGCGGTGCGCAAATACGGCGTGCCGCACGAGTTCAGCCAGGCCGCGCTCGACGAAGCCGCCAAGCTCCCCGACGAAGTCCGTCCGGTCGACGCGCGGCATCGCATCGATCTGCGCGACGTGCCGCTCGTCACGATCGACGGCGAAGACGCGCGCGACTTCGACGACGCCGTGTACTGCGAGCCGGTGCCAGTGGGTCGTGGCGAGGGCTTCCGTCTGATCGTCGCGATCGCGGACGTCTCGCACTACGTGCACCCGAAGAGCGGGCTCGACGCCGACGCGATCGAACGTAGCACGTCGGTGTATTTCCCGCGCCGCGTGATTCCGATGCTGCCGGAGAAACTGTCGAACGGTTTGTGTTCGCTGAATCCGCACGTCGACCGTTGCGTGCTGGTGTGCGACATGATCGTCACCACGCGCGGCGAAGTGAAGGCCTATCAGTTCTACCCCGGCGTGATCAATTCCGCCGCGCGTCTGACCTATACGGAAGTCGCCGCGGTGCTGAAAAACACCAAGGGTCCGGAGGCCACGCGCCGCGCTGCGTTACTGCCGCAGTTGCAGAATCTGTACGGCGTGTACAAGTCGTTGTTCGCGGCGCGTCAGAAGCGCGGCGCGATCGACTTCGACACGACCGAGACGTACATCGTCTGCAATGCGCAGGGCAAGATCGAACAGATCATCCCGCGCACCCGCAACGACGCGCACAAGCTGATCGAGGAATGCATGCTGGCCGCGAACGTCTGCGCGGCCGACTTCCTCAAGCGCAACAAGCATCCGGGTCTGTTCCGCATCCACGCGGGCCCGACCCCGGAAAAGCTCGAGAATCTGCGCACGTTCCTGCGCGGCATGGGTCTCTCGCTGGCCGGCGGCGACAAACCGCACGCCAGCGACTACGCCGCACTGATGGCGCAGATCCGCGAGCGGCCCGACGCGCAGATGCTGCAAACCATGCTGTTGCGTTCCATGCAGCAGGCGGTCTACAGCCCGGACAACATCGGCCACTTCGGTCTCGCGTATGAGGCGTATGCCCACTTCACGAGCCCGATCCGCCGTTATCCCGATCTGCTTACGCACCGCGCGATCTACGCGATCCTGCAGGGCCGCAAGTATCAGCCGGAGCCGCCGCCAGGCATCGAGTTGAATACGGCGCTGTCGCCGCGCGCTCGCGCCATGCAGCAGGCCGACGAAGAAAAACGTGGCCGTGCGCGCGCGAACAACGTGGCGATCTGGGAAGAACTCGGTCTGCATTGCTCGGCCAACGAACGCCGCGCCGACGAAGCCTCGCGCGACGTCGAAGCCTGGCTGAAGTGCTACTTCATGCGCGACAAGCTCGGCGAAGAGTACGGCGGCATGGTGAGCGGTGTGACGTCGTTCGGCATTTTCGTGCAGCTCGATTCGCTGTTTATCGAAGGCCTCGTGCACGTCACCGAACTCGGCTCCGACTACTTCCAGTACGACGAGATCAAGAACGAGTTGCGCGGCGAGCGCACCGGCATCCGCTACCGTTTGTCGGATCGTGTGCGGGTGCAGGTGAGCCGCGTCGATCTGGATGCGCGCAAGATCGACTTCCGCCTCGTGCGCGATACGCCGATCAAGCCGCCGGCAGCGCGTGGCGCGTTGGCCGACAAGTCGTCGGGGTCGGGTGAAAGCGGTGGGGCGCGCGTGCGCTCGTTGCCGCCCATGGACGGCGGTGGCGGTGGTAACGCCTCCGCGCCGGGAGCACGGCGCAAGAAAGCCGCGCCGGCGCAAACCGTCGCAGTGAAGGAAGCACGCGCGGCGCGCGGTGCGGCGAAGAAGCATGGCGCCGCGGCCAAACCGGCAGCGAAATCGCAGGCTCGCAAGAAGCGCTGA
- a CDS encoding Rieske (2Fe-2S) protein, with product MSREIPVGTVDELAPGQRKLAFVEGRCIVLFNIDGTLHAIDDACPHNGASLASGRLEGCVLRCPAHGLRFDLRSGCTPGTGGLGLTTYPVRAVGSKLVMSFDGPSATPAQASTGPAAT from the coding sequence ATGTCACGCGAGATACCGGTCGGGACAGTCGATGAACTGGCGCCGGGCCAACGCAAGCTGGCCTTCGTCGAGGGGCGCTGCATCGTCCTGTTCAACATCGACGGCACGCTCCACGCCATTGACGACGCGTGTCCCCACAACGGGGCCTCGCTCGCGAGTGGCCGGCTTGAGGGATGCGTGCTGCGCTGCCCCGCGCACGGCCTGCGATTTGACCTGCGCAGCGGCTGCACGCCGGGGACGGGCGGGTTGGGTCTGACGACTTACCCGGTCCGGGCCGTGGGTTCGAAGCTGGTCATGAGTTTCGATGGGCCGAGCGCGACGCCCGCGCAGGCATCCACGGGCCCTGCGGCGACGTGA
- a CDS encoding RBBP9/YdeN family alpha/beta hydrolase — MSLDTTPTILMVPGLRDHVAEHWQTLLQDKLPNAVSVPPLERDKLSCAARVAALDAALAEIDGPVILVAHSAGVMITVHWAQQHSRRIHGALLAAPADLEAPLPMGYPDMEALIQNGWLPIPREPLPFPSIVGASRNDPLAQFERVAAMAKDWGSRLVDLGEVGHLNPAAGFGEWARAETLIRELV; from the coding sequence ATGTCTCTCGATACGACACCGACCATTCTGATGGTCCCGGGTTTGCGCGACCACGTCGCGGAGCACTGGCAAACCCTGTTGCAGGACAAGCTGCCGAACGCGGTCTCGGTGCCGCCGCTCGAACGCGACAAACTCAGTTGTGCGGCACGCGTTGCCGCACTCGATGCGGCCCTCGCGGAGATCGACGGCCCGGTGATCCTGGTCGCGCACAGCGCGGGCGTGATGATCACCGTGCATTGGGCGCAGCAGCACAGCCGCAGGATTCACGGCGCGTTGCTGGCCGCGCCCGCCGACCTCGAAGCACCGCTCCCGATGGGCTATCCCGACATGGAGGCGTTGATTCAGAACGGTTGGCTTCCGATTCCGCGAGAGCCGTTGCCGTTCCCAAGCATCGTCGGCGCGAGTCGCAACGATCCGCTCGCGCAGTTCGAGCGTGTGGCCGCCATGGCGAAAGACTGGGGTAGCCGCCTCGTCGACCTCGGCGAAGTCGGGCACCTGAATCCCGCAGCGGGTTTCGGTGAGTGGGCGAGGGCGGAGACGCTGATCCGTGAGCTTGTCTGA
- a CDS encoding MFS transporter: MLMQHAEPTTGDVPAVQADGRVYAWVVFALTVGLLLSDYMSRQVLNAVFPLLKATWQLSDTRLGSLSSVVALMVGVLTFPLSVLADRWGRVKSIVLMAALWSLATLGCALSTNYGEMLLARAFVGIGEAAYGSVGIAVVLSIFPARLRSTLTGTFMAGGAFGSVLGMALGGTVAAHLGWRSAFGAMAAMGIVLVVVYRLIVTEKRLAPLQPASMSRLTDGLGVRMSLRALMKGLFSTKSVVCAYVGSGIHLLVPAAIWAWMPSFLNRYYGMTTGKAAMGAAVFVLVTGVGMVVCGNLADRLSRNARERKWGAAIAFCLACFVLLAIGLRMPAGPLQLMVIGAGMFFCAGASGPSGAMVANLTPPSIHASAFATLTLANNLLGLAPAAVLTGVIADRIGLLGALQLVPFAPLVAAVAFFIGKRNYAGDLDRLNALRQQAVR, encoded by the coding sequence ATGCTCATGCAGCATGCTGAACCCACAACGGGCGATGTTCCGGCAGTACAAGCGGACGGGCGAGTCTATGCCTGGGTGGTATTTGCGCTGACGGTTGGCTTGCTGCTCTCCGACTACATGTCGCGGCAGGTATTGAACGCCGTGTTTCCGTTGCTCAAGGCCACATGGCAGCTTTCCGATACACGGCTGGGTTCGCTCAGCAGCGTGGTCGCGCTGATGGTCGGTGTGCTGACGTTCCCGCTGTCCGTGCTCGCCGACCGTTGGGGCCGCGTGAAGAGCATCGTCCTGATGGCGGCGTTGTGGAGCCTCGCGACGCTGGGCTGCGCGCTGTCGACGAACTACGGCGAGATGCTGCTGGCGCGTGCCTTTGTCGGGATCGGTGAAGCCGCCTACGGCAGCGTCGGCATTGCCGTTGTCCTGAGCATCTTTCCGGCACGGCTGCGCTCCACGCTCACCGGCACCTTCATGGCGGGCGGAGCATTTGGCTCGGTGCTGGGCATGGCGCTCGGCGGCACGGTCGCGGCGCATCTGGGCTGGCGTTCGGCGTTCGGCGCGATGGCGGCAATGGGGATCGTGCTGGTCGTCGTCTACCGGTTGATCGTCACCGAAAAGCGACTTGCGCCGCTGCAGCCGGCAAGCATGAGCAGGCTGACGGACGGGCTCGGCGTGCGCATGAGCTTGCGCGCGTTGATGAAGGGGCTCTTCTCGACGAAGTCCGTTGTGTGTGCGTATGTCGGCAGCGGCATCCATCTACTGGTCCCCGCCGCTATTTGGGCGTGGATGCCGAGCTTCCTGAACCGTTACTACGGCATGACCACCGGTAAGGCGGCAATGGGCGCGGCGGTGTTCGTGCTGGTGACGGGCGTCGGCATGGTGGTCTGCGGCAACCTGGCCGACCGCCTCAGCAGGAATGCACGGGAACGGAAGTGGGGCGCCGCGATCGCTTTCTGCCTGGCGTGTTTCGTGTTGCTCGCGATCGGCTTGCGCATGCCTGCGGGCCCGTTGCAGCTCATGGTGATCGGCGCCGGCATGTTCTTTTGCGCAGGCGCTAGCGGCCCTTCGGGTGCGATGGTGGCGAACCTCACCCCGCCGTCGATTCACGCGTCGGCGTTTGCGACGCTCACGCTCGCGAACAATCTGCTGGGCCTCGCCCCCGCTGCTGTACTCACCGGCGTGATCGCCGACCGGATCGGCTTGCTTGGCGCGTTGCAACTGGTTCCGTTCGCGCCGCTCGTTGCAGCGGTCGCATTTTTTATCGGCAAGCGGAACTACGCGGGCGATCTGGATCGCCTGAACGCCCTGCGTCAGCAGGCCGTGCGCTGA
- a CDS encoding BON domain-containing protein, with protein MTSIQVRELAVAMAIAVVSMSAWSQTGQMAGAMASAPNASTTAASGASAPVSGRKADRVLRRKVYAAIAKQKEISAGDISVIAKDGAVTLNGTVTDASQIDKVAAIARSVAGVTSVTNKLTVAKPLGGM; from the coding sequence ATGACAAGCATTCAGGTACGCGAGTTGGCGGTCGCCATGGCGATCGCTGTGGTGAGCATGAGCGCATGGTCCCAGACGGGCCAGATGGCGGGTGCAATGGCCAGCGCGCCGAACGCATCCACGACGGCGGCGTCCGGCGCATCGGCGCCGGTCAGCGGAAGGAAGGCAGATCGTGTGTTGCGGCGGAAGGTTTATGCCGCGATCGCGAAACAGAAGGAGATCAGTGCCGGGGATATCAGTGTCATCGCCAAAGACGGCGCGGTCACGCTGAACGGCACGGTCACGGACGCTTCGCAGATCGACAAGGTCGCGGCGATCGCCAGGAGCGTGGCAGGGGTGACTTCGGTGACCAATAAGCTGACGGTGGCGAAACCGCTGGGTGGGATGTAG
- the rlmB gene encoding 23S rRNA (guanosine(2251)-2'-O)-methyltransferase RlmB, whose amino-acid sequence MSRLKVLYGFHAVTARMRHDASTVEEVYYDATRKDRRMTEFLHTAKEAGVRLIAADETRLWGLSHTERHQGVVARATDMPLAQNLAELLDGINGKALILVLDGVTDPHNLGACLRVADAAGAHAVIAPRDRAVGLNATAAKVASGAADTVPYITVTNLARALRELKDAGVWVVGTADEATKSLYETELDGPVALVMGAEGEGMRRLTRDTCDMVMQIPMAGTVESLNVSVASGVCLFEAVRQRSVKK is encoded by the coding sequence ATGTCACGTCTCAAGGTTTTATACGGTTTCCACGCAGTGACCGCACGTATGCGGCACGATGCGTCGACGGTCGAAGAGGTCTATTACGACGCAACGCGCAAAGATCGTCGCATGACCGAATTTCTGCACACGGCGAAAGAAGCCGGCGTGCGTCTGATCGCCGCCGACGAAACGCGTCTGTGGGGTCTCTCGCACACCGAGCGTCACCAGGGCGTGGTGGCGCGCGCGACCGACATGCCGCTCGCGCAGAACCTGGCGGAACTGCTCGACGGTATCAACGGTAAGGCGCTGATTCTGGTGCTGGACGGCGTGACCGATCCGCACAACCTCGGCGCGTGTCTGCGGGTGGCGGATGCCGCCGGCGCGCATGCGGTGATTGCCCCGCGCGATCGTGCGGTCGGGTTGAACGCGACGGCGGCGAAGGTCGCGAGCGGCGCGGCGGATACCGTGCCGTACATCACCGTGACGAATCTGGCGCGCGCGCTGCGTGAGCTGAAAGATGCGGGCGTGTGGGTAGTGGGCACGGCGGATGAAGCCACCAAGAGCCTGTACGAAACGGAACTGGATGGCCCGGTCGCACTGGTGATGGGCGCGGAAGGCGAGGGCATGCGCCGTCTCACGCGCGATACCTGCGATATGGTGATGCAGATTCCGATGGCCGGGACGGTGGAGAGTTTGAATGTTTCCGTGGCGAGCGGCGTGTGTCTGTTCGAAGCGGTGCGTCAACGGTCGGTGAAGAAGTAA
- a CDS encoding 3-keto-5-aminohexanoate cleavage protein — translation MQFLDDSLHPENQDKVVITTAPYGPEWAPEDFPEDIPVTMEEQIEKAVDCYNAGATVLHLHVRELDGKGSKRLSKFNELIAGVRAAVPDMIIQVGGSISFAPEDDGQAAKWLSDDTRHMLADLDPKPDQVTVAINTTQMNIMELLYPEYLAGTSLANPALMAAYSEMTVPAGPAWVEEHLRRLQGSGIQPHFQLTGIHALETLERLVRKGVYKGPLNLTWIGIGGGFDGPNPFNFANFVHRAPDGCTLTAESLLKNVLPFNMMAMAMGLHPRCGIEDTIIDQHGKRFTSVQQIEQCVRVARELGREIATGKEAREIYRIGVQYETVDETLAANGMAPNRQAGVRNLPLRAA, via the coding sequence ATGCAATTTCTCGACGATTCGCTGCACCCTGAGAATCAGGACAAGGTAGTCATCACCACTGCCCCGTACGGTCCGGAATGGGCGCCGGAGGATTTTCCGGAAGACATTCCAGTGACGATGGAAGAACAGATCGAGAAGGCCGTCGACTGCTATAACGCCGGCGCCACGGTCCTCCACCTGCATGTGCGCGAACTGGACGGCAAGGGTTCGAAGCGCCTGTCGAAGTTCAACGAATTGATCGCGGGCGTGCGCGCCGCCGTGCCCGACATGATCATCCAGGTGGGCGGCTCGATTTCGTTCGCGCCGGAAGACGACGGACAGGCCGCGAAGTGGCTGTCCGACGACACGCGACACATGCTGGCCGATCTCGACCCGAAGCCGGATCAGGTGACGGTCGCGATCAACACCACGCAGATGAACATCATGGAGTTGCTCTATCCGGAGTACCTGGCCGGCACCTCGCTGGCCAATCCCGCGCTCATGGCGGCCTATAGTGAAATGACCGTGCCGGCGGGCCCGGCATGGGTCGAGGAGCATTTGCGCCGCTTGCAGGGCTCGGGCATCCAGCCGCACTTCCAGCTGACCGGCATTCACGCGCTCGAGACGCTCGAGCGACTCGTGCGCAAGGGCGTCTACAAGGGGCCGCTGAACCTGACCTGGATCGGCATTGGGGGCGGCTTCGACGGCCCGAACCCGTTCAACTTCGCCAACTTCGTGCATCGCGCGCCGGACGGCTGCACGCTCACCGCCGAGTCGTTGCTCAAGAACGTGTTGCCGTTCAACATGATGGCCATGGCGATGGGTCTGCATCCGCGCTGCGGCATCGAAGACACGATCATCGACCAGCACGGCAAACGCTTCACGTCGGTGCAGCAGATTGAGCAGTGCGTGCGCGTCGCGCGTGAACTGGGTCGTGAAATCGCCACCGGCAAGGAAGCACGCGAGATCTACCGGATCGGCGTGCAGTACGAGACGGTCGACGAGACCCTCGCTGCCAACGGCATGGCGCCGAACCGCCAGGCGGGCGTCAGGAATCTGCCGCTGCGCGCGGCGTGA
- the rpiA gene encoding ribose-5-phosphate isomerase RpiA — protein sequence MTQDELKQLVGQAAADYVNATVPEGSIIGVGTGSTANCFIDALAASKSRYRGAVSSSLATTARLQSHGFKVLDLNEIDSLRVYVDGADEIDHSGAMIKGGGGALTREKIVASVSDVFVCIADSSKLVDTLGNFPLPIEVVPMARTAIGRRLTALGGVPVVRVTKEGVPFITDNGNEIIDVKGLRISDPRTLEMHVNAWPGVVTVGLFAGRGANLCLLGTDTGVETIEYSKD from the coding sequence ATGACTCAAGACGAACTCAAGCAACTGGTCGGCCAGGCCGCCGCCGACTACGTGAACGCCACCGTGCCGGAAGGCTCGATCATCGGTGTCGGCACCGGCTCCACCGCGAACTGTTTCATCGACGCGTTGGCCGCCAGCAAGTCGCGCTATCGCGGCGCGGTGTCGAGCTCGCTCGCCACCACCGCGCGTTTGCAATCGCACGGCTTCAAGGTGCTCGACCTGAACGAAATCGATTCGCTGCGCGTGTACGTGGATGGCGCGGACGAGATCGACCACAGCGGCGCGATGATCAAGGGCGGCGGCGGCGCGCTGACGCGCGAGAAAATCGTCGCGTCGGTGTCGGACGTATTCGTCTGTATTGCAGATTCGAGCAAGCTGGTCGACACGCTCGGCAACTTCCCGCTGCCGATCGAAGTCGTGCCGATGGCGCGTACCGCGATCGGCCGCCGACTCACCGCGCTCGGCGGTGTGCCGGTGGTCCGTGTGACGAAAGAAGGCGTGCCGTTCATTACCGACAACGGTAACGAAATCATCGACGTCAAAGGTCTGCGCATTAGCGACCCGCGCACGCTGGAAATGCATGTCAACGCATGGCCGGGCGTAGTGACGGTGGGTCTGTTCGCGGGCCGTGGTGCGAATCTGTGCCTGCTCGGCACGGACACCGGCGTTGAAACGATCGAGTACAGCAAGGACTGA
- a CDS encoding porin: protein MKLKLSSAAALLMFAVAAHAQSSVTLYGVVDSGLLFQSTSAATFQPTARNQGHVYQLKDGGIYSSFWGLKGSEDVGGGYKINFKLQGSFNSTNGKSGLSDTPGTTAIFNQYATIGASGPFGTFDAGRQIIPMIYAMAETDVRGAQYFGSILTAWLGINQVAGWPGTSTNAPIGALYDSNALVYTSPKFYGASLALEYAPGGVAGQFQGGTRESAVLKYSNYGLNLSAVYYNGHDTNPFPLTYPAAPAISATGQDNNRFYYFGAMYTIGGLSISGSYGIGKNPARSNTADFEMASGGLGYQFSPFFKVTSGFYYLKDRNNSANHSSEFAVGAEYSLSKRTKAYAQVGYVSNKGTMNQTIVYGTPVAPGVSTTAAMIGIRHNF from the coding sequence ATGAAATTGAAATTGAGCAGTGCCGCGGCGCTGCTGATGTTCGCCGTGGCCGCCCATGCCCAATCGTCGGTCACGCTGTACGGCGTGGTCGACAGTGGACTGCTGTTTCAAAGCACCTCGGCGGCCACGTTCCAGCCGACCGCGCGTAACCAGGGGCATGTTTATCAACTCAAGGACGGCGGCATCTATTCCAGCTTCTGGGGCTTGAAGGGAAGCGAAGACGTTGGTGGCGGATACAAGATCAATTTCAAGCTGCAGGGCTCGTTCAACAGCACGAACGGCAAGTCGGGTTTGTCCGACACACCGGGTACGACCGCGATCTTCAACCAGTACGCGACGATCGGCGCATCCGGGCCGTTCGGCACCTTCGACGCCGGCCGGCAGATCATCCCGATGATCTACGCGATGGCGGAAACCGACGTTCGCGGCGCGCAGTATTTCGGCAGCATCCTGACCGCCTGGCTGGGCATCAATCAGGTGGCCGGTTGGCCCGGCACCAGCACGAATGCGCCGATCGGCGCGCTGTACGACAGCAACGCGCTGGTCTATACGTCGCCGAAGTTTTACGGCGCATCGCTTGCGCTCGAGTACGCGCCGGGCGGCGTCGCCGGCCAGTTCCAGGGTGGCACGCGCGAGTCGGCCGTGCTCAAGTATTCGAACTACGGCCTGAATCTGTCCGCCGTGTACTACAACGGACACGACACCAATCCGTTCCCGCTGACCTATCCGGCGGCGCCCGCTATCTCTGCAACGGGCCAGGACAACAATCGCTTCTACTATTTCGGCGCGATGTACACGATCGGCGGATTGTCGATATCCGGCTCGTACGGCATCGGCAAAAATCCGGCCAGAAGCAACACCGCGGATTTCGAAATGGCCTCGGGTGGTCTTGGCTACCAGTTCAGTCCGTTCTTCAAGGTGACGTCCGGCTTCTACTACCTGAAGGACCGGAACAATTCGGCGAACCACTCGAGCGAGTTCGCCGTGGGTGCCGAATACAGCCTGTCGAAGCGGACGAAGGCGTACGCGCAAGTCGGGTATGTCAGCAACAAGGGGACGATGAACCAGACGATCGTCTATGGGACGCCGGTTGCGCCGGGTGTGTCCACCACGGCGGCCATGATTGGTATCCGCCACAACTTCTGA